Genomic window (Methanoculleus thermophilus):
TCGGGGCAGTACTGGGCGCAGAGCCCGCAGGCGTTGCACGTCTCCTTATCGACCACGGGCCGGAACGTCCGCCAGGACCCGGTCTTTCCCGATGAGGCCTCTTTGGGCCTGCTGAGCGCAAGTCTCTCTCTCATGCCTTC
Coding sequences:
- a CDS encoding 4Fe-4S binding protein, whose translation is MRERLALSRPKEASSGKTGSWRTFRPVVDKETCNACGLCAQYCPDGVIDEELEIDLDYCKGCGICSNECPKGAIKMVREER